Below is a genomic region from Ignavibacteria bacterium.
TTTATCTCCGTGGACTCAGCACAGAAAGAATAAATCATCCACTAAGCTTCACACCTTACTTGATTAAAGAACATCTCTGCCTCAATTTATTAACATTACCTCCGGAGCAGTTCACGATGTAAACATTTTAGATCTAATTAAGTTTGAACCAATGGCAATATATATAATGGATAGAGCTTATATTGATTTTAAGATGTTGAACCGCCTAAACGACCATAATGCTTTTTTCATAAACAGAACAAAACACAATTTAGTTTTTAAGAGACTTTATTCAAACAAAGTTGACAAGAACGAGAATATACTTTTTTTATCAGGTAATAAAATTAACGGGTACAGTAACTTCCACACTATACAAAGATAATTTAAGAAGAACAAAATTCTATGATGAAGAAAACGACAGAGCATTTATTTTCCTGTCAAATAACCATGCTTTACCTGCATTAACAATTGCAAAATTATATAAGGAAAGATGGATGATAGAATTATTTTTTAAATGGATAAAACAACATCTTAGGATAAATGCATTTATGGTCAAAGCGAAAATGAAATCAAAACTCAAATTTGGTCTGCAATATCAGTGCATGTGACCATAATAGCAATAAAGAAAACTCTTAAACTGAATGGAGAAATCTACACAATTCCTCAGATTTTAAACGTGAACAATTTTAGTAAAGTTCTGTTAAAAGTGCTACCTAAAAATTCGAATATTATAAACAATAACTACTTTACTACTAAACAACTGTTTTTATTTGACTTTTAACGGGACAGAAGTAATTTTACTTATTAATTTATTTTATCCGCAACATCACGGCCTGCTTTTAAAGCTTTCAAATTTACGTTTACTACATCATCACCTTTTCGCCCGAATACAAACTTGATAGCTTCTTGAAGCTTTTCATAAGCGATATCAATGAACGGAGATGCGGCACCAAGAATTACCATGTTTGCTGATTTCAGCGACCCTGATTCACGCGCTATTTTGTCCGCATCGAGAGATATTTGGTTTCGATGAGTTTCAAGTTCTTTTATTACATTCTCTATCGGAGGATAATTCTTTATGTTCACAAATGGTTTTGCATTTGTAATTATCCAACCATCTTTTGACAGGTAAGGGAGATACCTCAAAGATTCCATTGGCTCAACGGAAATAATCATATCTGCTTTTCCGAACGGTATAAGGTCGGAAAATATCTCCTTGCTCGATAACCTAAGATGAGATTGCACGTCGCCGCCTCTCTGACTCATCCCGTGCACTTCTGCCTGCTTAACGTACAAACCAAGGTTTACAGCGGCTACACCGATTATAGATGCTATAGAGAGTATTCCCTGTCCGCCTACACCCGCTAAAATAATATCTTTCTTCATTTGATGAACCTTTCGTTCTTCACCACTAAGGCACTAAGTGCACTTAGGAGAAGATTATTCTTTTATTAATTTTGAGAACTCTTCAGTAACAAAAGGAACCATATCTTTGGTAATATTGACACTATTAAAATTTATGAGTAATCCTTTGTGTTTATTTAACAATTTCAAATAAGTTAACAATTGTACTTTGTGCTATTATCTGTAAAAAGGTTCTAATAAAAACAAACTTTTTACAAAAATTAAAACGCCTTTTATCAATACTTTTTCACTGGATCAAATAATTTTCTATGTTTTCTTTTCGACCTTTGCTCTAATCTGCGATCCTTGCGGTTAGAATCTCTATCATTTGTTATCGCTATCTTGTTTGTAGCCATAGGTTAAGCCGTAACCGTAGTGCCTTAGTGGTTCAAGCTTTTTAACCTACTTTGGCTTGTCTCCACCTGTTTTTTCTTTCTTATGCTTGCCTATCGTCTGTATGCATTCCCTTCTTGGAATAATCACCGATACTCCTTCATATTCCAGTTCTTTCTCAATTACTTTCATATTTTGTTCGTGATATCTCTTCATAGGATTAAGAATATGTATATGATCTTCCTCAACGCCAAGTCCCTTGCAAATTTCCTCTATATGTCCCGAAGCTGATGACACCTGTCCTCCCGTCATTCCCGTCGTTGCATTATCAAGAATAAATACGGTAACCGGTGTATTGTCGTTTACACAATCCAGTAAGCCCGTCATTCCGCTGTGCGTAAACGTCGAGTCGCCTATTACAGCAACTGCGGGTCTTAAACCGGCATCCGATGCACCTTTTGCCATTGTTATTGATGCTCCCATATCAACGCAAGAATTAATTGAATTATAAGGAGGTAATGCACCTAAAGTATAACATCCTATGTCTGCAAAAACCCTTCCCGGTGTATACTCCTCGAGAACTGCATTCAAATCAAGATATGAATCTATATGAGGACAACCTGCACATAATGAGGGCGGTCTTGGAGATACGAGTGCAGGTATATCATTCCCGACTGTATCCGTAAGCCCGAGTGCTCTTGCAACAATGTTCGGATTAAGTTCGCCGTCCCGAGGTATTTCGCCGCTTATTCTACCCTTTATCTTAAGTGAATTATCAAGAAATCCCCTTAGCATTTCTTCTATCATCGGAAATCCATCTTCAAGTATCAGAAGTTCTTTACATTCTTTAGCAATCTTGTTAACAAGAATGTAAGGTAATGGATATTGTGAAATTTTAAGTACCGGATAAGGACAATCACCATCATAGTTTTCCATCAGATAGTTATACCCAATTCCACTTGCGATTACTCCCAGACTCTTGTCTTTACCGTCAAAGTATCTGTTATTACCGCTAGTTTCTGATTCATTCACAAAATGTTTCTGATTCTCCAGTAATACTTTGTATTGCTTCCTCGCATTTGCCGGCAGCAGTACAAATTGAACCGGGTTCTTAGGAATATTAATTTTATTCTGTTCTCTCTTCTCTTTTAAAGCCACTCCCGCCCTCGAATGTGCAAGTCTCGTCGTTATCCTGACCATTACCGGAATCTTGTATTTTTCCGACATTTCAAAACCGTAATGAACCAAATCGTATGCCTCCTGCTGATTCGCAGGCTCCAGCACGGGTATCAAAGCGAATTTTGCTAAAGCCCTTGAGTCCTGCTCATTCTGTGAGGAATGCATCGACGGGTCATCCGCAGACACTACAATCATTCCGCCGTTAGCACCTGTAATAGCTGAATTTACAAAGGGATCGGCAGCTACATTCAAACCAACATGTTTCATGCAAACCATCGAACGTTTTCCCGCATAACTCATCCCAAGTGCTGCCTCCATCGCAGTTTTTTCATTTGCCGACCAGGCTGAACGAATTCCCTTCGCTTTAGCATCTTTTGATTGCTGAATGTATTCTGTAATTTCAGTTGAGGGCGTCCCCGGATAAGCATATATTCCGCTGATGCCCGCATCAATAGCAGCTTGCGCTATCGCTTCATCTCCTAATAGAACCTTTTTCTGCATATGTAATATAATTTATTTTTGGTGTTAAAACAATTGAGGTATTGTACTTATGTAAATTAGTAAATCAACAATAGAATTGTAAGTTAAAATTAAATCACCTGTACATTGTAGTTTTATTCTTCAAATTAGATTTTAGTTGAAATCTCTTGTTCTTCCAAGGACTTTTACGACATCCACATAATCGTAATAGGATTTATAAATTCTGTAATAGAAAAGCTCCTCTTTCGACCTTATAGCAACATTGCTGTTTGCCCTTTCATTAAAGAAATCATTTTCGGTTATCTTGTCCTCAATATATTCTTTAATCGAATCAGATGAACCCGCACCCTCGGAGAACTTCGCTTTCGTTCGCCATAATATTTCTTCTGGCAAGCATCCCTCAAATGCTTTTCTTAACAGCACTTTGCCAATATTGTTTTCATCCGGAATTTTTTGCACAGGAGGAATATTAAAAGCAAGTTTTACAAAGTTAGGGTCAAGAAATGGTACTCTTCCTTCTATTGAATGCGCCATCGTCATTCTGTCTGTTCTCTGAAGATTGCTGTTATGAAGATTTGCTGTTATTCGTAATAGTTCAGCATTTATATGATCTACGTCAAACTCTTTTAAATAATGATATCCGCTGAAAAGTTCATCAGCTCCTTCTCCCGTTAGTATTACCTTTACGTATTTCGATGCTAATTTTGAAACCATATAACCCGGGATAGAACTCCTTACTAACGGCGCATCAAATGATTCCAGGTAATATATAACATCTGTTAGAACTTCAAGCATATCATCGAGGTCGTAAATATACTCATAATGCTTTGTTCCGAGATAGTCGGCAACTTTCCTTGCTGCTATTAAGTCAGGAGAGTTTTTAAATCCTGCCGAAAAAGTATGCAAGTCAGGATTGTACTTCTTCATCAAGTAAACAATAATACTGCTGTCAAGTCCACCGCTTAGAAAAACACCAACCGGTACATCTGAAACCATCCTTTTTTCAACAGCTGCAGTCAATTCCTGTTTAATTTTCTTTGTAAGTTCATCTTCATTATGGCATTCATCGCTTTTATTTAATTGAGGCAGAGAATAATATTGTTTAAATCCTTCAATTGATGAATATGTATTCCCTGGTGGAAATATATCAATGCTATCACAACCTTTTAAGGCTTTGATTTCTGACGCAAAATGCATTTTACCGTTCACGTAACCGAAATATAATGGTTTGATTCCTATTCTGTCTCTTGCTATGAATACTTTACCGTTATCATAAATTGCAAAACAAAACATTCCTTCAAGATAGTCAACACAATTTTCACCGTATTCTTCGTAAAGGTGAATGATTACCTCTGTATCAGTTTTTGTACTGAAAGTGTGATCTTCCTTCAACACATCATATAACTTTTTGAAGTTGTATATCTCTCCGTTCATAACAATACATTTATCACCCGATTCATTGAAGATTGGCTGTTTACCCGTATTCAGGTCAATTATCGAAAGTCTTAAATGTCCAAACGAAATATCATTTTTGAAGAAAGTACCCTTCTCATCTGGTCCGCGGTGTTTCATTTTTTGCATCATTTCCTTCAATCGATCCTTGTTCTTCTCACCTATAATTACTGCAATT
It encodes:
- the asnB gene encoding asparagine synthase B, with amino-acid sequence MCGIAVIIGEKNKDRLKEMMQKMKHRGPDEKGTFFKNDISFGHLRLSIIDLNTGKQPIFNESGDKCIVMNGEIYNFKKLYDVLKEDHTFSTKTDTEVIIHLYEEYGENCVDYLEGMFCFAIYDNGKVFIARDRIGIKPLYFGYVNGKMHFASEIKALKGCDSIDIFPPGNTYSSIEGFKQYYSLPQLNKSDECHNEDELTKKIKQELTAAVEKRMVSDVPVGVFLSGGLDSSIIVYLMKKYNPDLHTFSAGFKNSPDLIAARKVADYLGTKHYEYIYDLDDMLEVLTDVIYYLESFDAPLVRSSIPGYMVSKLASKYVKVILTGEGADELFSGYHYLKEFDVDHINAELLRITANLHNSNLQRTDRMTMAHSIEGRVPFLDPNFVKLAFNIPPVQKIPDENNIGKVLLRKAFEGCLPEEILWRTKAKFSEGAGSSDSIKEYIEDKITENDFFNERANSNVAIRSKEELFYYRIYKSYYDYVDVVKVLGRTRDFN
- a CDS encoding thiamine pyrophosphate-dependent enzyme encodes the protein MQKKVLLGDEAIAQAAIDAGISGIYAYPGTPSTEITEYIQQSKDAKAKGIRSAWSANEKTAMEAALGMSYAGKRSMVCMKHVGLNVAADPFVNSAITGANGGMIVVSADDPSMHSSQNEQDSRALAKFALIPVLEPANQQEAYDLVHYGFEMSEKYKIPVMVRITTRLAHSRAGVALKEKREQNKINIPKNPVQFVLLPANARKQYKVLLENQKHFVNESETSGNNRYFDGKDKSLGVIASGIGYNYLMENYDGDCPYPVLKISQYPLPYILVNKIAKECKELLILEDGFPMIEEMLRGFLDNSLKIKGRISGEIPRDGELNPNIVARALGLTDTVGNDIPALVSPRPPSLCAGCPHIDSYLDLNAVLEEYTPGRVFADIGCYTLGALPPYNSINSCVDMGASITMAKGASDAGLRPAVAVIGDSTFTHSGMTGLLDCVNDNTPVTVFILDNATTGMTGGQVSSASGHIEEICKGLGVEEDHIHILNPMKRYHEQNMKVIEKELEYEGVSVIIPRRECIQTIGKHKKEKTGGDKPK
- a CDS encoding indolepyruvate oxidoreductase subunit beta, with product MKKDIILAGVGGQGILSIASIIGVAAVNLGLYVKQAEVHGMSQRGGDVQSHLRLSSKEIFSDLIPFGKADMIISVEPMESLRYLPYLSKDGWIITNAKPFVNIKNYPPIENVIKELETHRNQISLDADKIARESGSLKSANMVILGAASPFIDIAYEKLQEAIKFVFGRKGDDVVNVNLKALKAGRDVADKIN
- a CDS encoding transposase, giving the protein MTRTRIYFFYQVIKLTGTVTSTLYKDNLRRTKFYDEENDRAFIFLSNNHALPALTIAKLYKERWMIELFFKWIKQHLRINAFMVKAKMKSKLKFGLQYQCM